From the Paramormyrops kingsleyae isolate MSU_618 chromosome 7, PKINGS_0.4, whole genome shotgun sequence genome, one window contains:
- the dnai1.2 gene encoding dynein, axonemal, intermediate chain 1, paralog 2, with protein sequence MPVPQRMGPVKPKQGSNVPSHLTKIPTVKLTKKKDEDDGTEMADGTDEWTQGKTLIKPPDQLDLSEAELKEEFTRILTANNPHAPHNIVRYSFKERSYKPISNVDQLAVHLVLDGNLLHQDSDEACRQRARQGLEKGNMPVESTVAEMDNERPDTPVFGEGVAEEFGAEERPDSAESKSTRREQKLTNQFNFSERASQTLNNPLRQRECQTEPPPRANFSATANQWEIYDAYVEELQKQERNKEKHKAQSMKKEEEKSRKKTAVVETQSDDITNVGRAAKIMERMVNQNAFDDIAQDFKYFEDASDEFREQEGTLLPLWRFQYDKAKRLTVTALCWNPKYKDLFAVGLGSYDFSKQGHGMLIFYSLKNSTFPEYIYPTLSGILCLDIHSSLSYLVAVGFYDGSVAVYNLKEEDDEATYRSTAKSGKHTDPVWQVKWQKDDMDNNHCFFSVSSDGRVASWTLVKNELLFTDITKLSVGGATVERSEEARHLTMACGTSFDFHKKIDYLFLVGTEEGKIHKCSKAYSSQFLETYDAHNMAVEAVRWNPFHPKVFISCSSDWTVKIWDHTVRSPMFTFDLNCAVGDVVWSPYSSAVFAAVTIDGKVHVFDLTVNKYEPICQQLVAAKKTKLTHIEFNPVHPIIIVGDDHGFVTSLKLSPNLRKKPKEKKGQELPKGPEVEVAKMEKLLNLLREPDNS encoded by the exons ATGCCAGTTCCGCAAAGAATGGGACCTGTAAAACCCAAGCAG GGTTCAAACGTTCCGTCTCACCTAACAAAGATACCGACCGTAAAGCTTACCAAGAAAAAG GATGAGGATGACGGGACGGAGATGGCTGATGGCACAGACGAATGGACACAGGGAAAGACACTTATCAAACCCCCCGACCAGCTTGATCTCAGTGAAGCG GAGCTCAAAGAGGAGTTCACAAGGATTCTGACTGCGAACAATCCCCACGCGCCACACAATATCGTCCGTTACAGCTTCAAA GAGCGCTCATACAAGCCAATCAGCAATGTCGACCAGCTGGCTGTGCACTTGGTGCTTGATGGGAATCTGCTGCACCAGGACTCTGATGAAGCCTGCAGACAGAGAGCCAGGCAGGGCCTGGAAAAGG gAAATATGCCAGTTGAGTCCACGGTAGCGGAAATGGACAACGAAAGACCTGATACTCCG GtatttggggagggggtggctgAAGAGTTTGGGGCCGAGGAGAGACCAGACAGCGCAGAATCCAAGAGcacaaggagggagcagaagtTGACAAACCAGTTCAACTTCAGTGAGAGGGCATCCCAGACTCTCAATAATCCATTGAGG CAGAGAGAATGCCAGACAGAACCTCCTCCCAGGGCTAATTTTTCAGCCACCGCCAATCAG TGGGAGATATATGACGCCTATGTGGAGGAGCTACAGAAGCAAGAGAGGAACAAGGAGAAGCATAAAGCCCAGTCTATGAAGAAGGAAGAAGAGAAAAGCAGGAAGAAGACAGCAGTGGTCGAGACACAG AGTGATGACATCACAAATGTTGGACGGGCAGCGAAAATCATGGAGCGAATGGTAAACCAAAATGCATTTGATGACATAGCACAGG ATTTCAAGTATTTTGAAGATGCTTCAGATGAGTTCCGGGAACAGGAAGGAACATTACTTCCACTGTGGAGGTTCCAGTATGACAAAGCCAAAAGGCTGACTGtgactgccctctgctg gAATCCAAAATACAAAGATTTGTTTGCTGTTGGTCTTGGATCCT ACGACTTCAGCAAACAGGGTCATGGAATGCTGATTTTCTACTCGCTGAAGAACTCCACCTTCCCAGAGTACATTTACCCCACCCTCTCTGGCATCTTGTGCCTAGACATCCATAGCTCTCTGTCCTACCTGGTGGCTGTAGGCTTCTATGATGGCAGCGTGGCTGTTTATAACCTCAAGGAGGAAGATGACGAAGCTACGTACAGGAGCACCGCCAAGTCTGGAAAACACACTGATCCTGTGTGGCAG GTGAAATGGCAGAAGGATGATATGGACAACAATCATTGTTTCTTTTCTGTGTCATCTGATGGCCGTGTGGCATCTTGGACTCTTGTGAAG AATGAGTTGCTGTTTACAGACATCACCAAGTTGTCAGTGGGAGGTGCCACGGTGGAAAGGTCAGAGGAAGCACGACATCTGACCATGG cGTGTGGGACATCATTTGATTTCCATAAGAAAATTGATTACCTCTTTTTAGTTGGTACTGAAGAAGGAAAAATTCACAAG TGCTCCAAGGCCTACTCAAGCCAGTTCCTTGAGACCTATGATGCTCACAATATGGCTGTGGAAGCAGTACGCTGGAATCCTTTCCATCCAAAGGTCTTTATCTCGTGCAGCTCTGACTGGACCGTCAAGATCTGGGACCACACAGTAAG GAGCCCCATGTTCACCTTTGACCTGAACTGTGCTGTGGGGGATGTGGTTTGGTCCCCATATTCATCGGCCGTGTTCGCCGCTGTCACCATCGATGGCAAG GTGCATGTTTTTGATTTGACTGTCAACAAATATGAGCCAATCTGCCAGCAGCTCGTGGCTGCAAAGAAAACCAAGCTCACACACATCGAGTTCAACCCTGTGCACCCCATCATCATCGTGGGGGACGACCATGGCTTTGTGACCAGCCTGAAGCTGTCTCCTAACCTGCGCAAAAAGCCCAAG GAGAAGAAAGGTCAGGAGCTGCCCAAGGGCCCAGAAGTGGAAGTTGCCAAAATGGAGAAGTTACTGAATCTACTAAGGGAACCAGATAACAGCTGA